A single genomic interval of Spirosoma linguale DSM 74 harbors:
- a CDS encoding beta-lactamase (PFAM: beta-lactamase~KEGG: smt:Smal_2923 beta-lactamase), whose product MKLILLAGFLFMTLSTMAQVPQRLDSVMRSMNAPTGPGAALLVRINGKTIYRNGYGLANAETKARITPETNFRMASVSKQFTAMSILLLEKDGKLSVDDPLTRFFPDFNPLVGKKVQIRHLLTHTSGILDYEAVMNPQQREQLLDADVLTLIKNRDSLYFEPGTQFRYSNSAYCLLALVVERVSGKSFASFIKQRIFQPLHMSQSTVYEAGKPIRNRAMGYREEGGKFVFSDQSVTSATKGDGGIYTSLTDYQKWIAALETNKLLDIKAALARTGKAIPQTSDSFYGAGWFYRQHGSLTLFHSGSTCGFNNYVVSIPSEQFLMVCFSNKANNKLNALAIMKILAESGYTKLADILTLDDLTQ is encoded by the coding sequence ATGAAACTGATTTTGCTGGCGGGATTTCTGTTTATGACCCTGTCAACGATGGCGCAAGTGCCGCAGCGGCTCGACTCCGTGATGCGGTCAATGAACGCACCGACCGGGCCGGGAGCCGCTCTGCTGGTCCGGATAAATGGAAAAACGATCTACAGAAACGGTTACGGACTGGCAAATGCTGAAACGAAGGCACGTATTACGCCCGAAACCAACTTCCGGATGGCCTCTGTTTCCAAACAGTTTACGGCCATGAGCATTCTATTGCTGGAAAAAGACGGAAAGCTATCGGTCGATGATCCACTAACCCGTTTCTTCCCGGATTTCAACCCGCTGGTTGGGAAAAAAGTACAAATCCGCCACTTGCTGACGCACACGTCAGGTATTCTCGATTATGAAGCGGTGATGAACCCACAACAACGGGAACAACTGCTGGATGCCGACGTGCTGACGCTGATCAAAAACCGCGACTCGCTTTATTTCGAGCCGGGTACGCAGTTTCGGTATAGTAATTCGGCTTACTGTCTGCTGGCGTTGGTTGTTGAACGGGTTTCCGGGAAGTCGTTTGCGTCATTCATTAAACAGCGGATTTTTCAGCCGTTGCATATGAGTCAGTCGACGGTTTATGAAGCCGGGAAGCCGATTAGAAACCGGGCAATGGGCTACCGGGAAGAGGGTGGAAAATTCGTTTTCTCGGATCAAAGTGTGACGAGTGCAACCAAGGGTGATGGGGGCATATACACCTCCCTCACCGACTATCAGAAATGGATAGCCGCGCTTGAAACCAATAAACTACTTGACATAAAGGCCGCGCTGGCACGAACGGGCAAGGCGATTCCGCAAACGAGCGATAGCTTTTACGGAGCTGGCTGGTTTTATCGGCAGCACGGGAGTTTAACGCTGTTTCACTCCGGTAGTACCTGTGGGTTCAATAATTACGTTGTGAGTATACCCTCGGAACAATTTTTGATGGTTTGTTTTTCGAACAAAGCGAACAACAAACTGAATGCATTAGCCATTATGAAGATACTGGCCGAGTCCGGTTATACGA
- a CDS encoding SSS sodium solute transporter superfamily (TIGRFAM: SSS sodium solute transporter superfamily~PFAM: Na+/solute symporter~KEGG: vfm:VFMJ11_A0389 sodium/glucose cotransporter), translated as MNHLATADYIVFFVYFIIVVGYGYWVYQRKRQAQMNTTDFFLAEGSLTWWAIGASLIASNISAEHFIGMAGSGFAMGLAISSYEWFAAATLIIVAVFFIPIYLRNHIYTMPQFLAQRYSDTVSTILAVFWLVVYVLVNLTSILYLGAIAIESLVGISFTTCTIGLALFAIFITLGGMKVIGYTDVIQVVVLIFGGLVVTYLALQLVAQESGISGVWTGLVTIKEHADSHFHMFFPKGHPHYEVLPGMALVTGGMWINNLSYWGCNQYIVQRALGADLKTARSGILFAAFLKLFIPVIVVIPGIAAFVLYQSGPFHDAMTDASGVVKPDHAYPVLMNLLPIGMKGLAFAALTAAVVASLAGKCNSISTIFTLDLYKKYIDKSASEQKLVNVGRWAIVASFAVAILLAPMLRSLDQVYQYIQEYTNFITPGVFAIFLLGFFWKRATNRAAMTVAILTIPFSTLLKFWPEVMGLFDVQVDTIPFLHRTTIVFCIDIVLMVVVSLTDPAGYRTGKSVIVDKQMFRVTPSFIIGSIGILAILAVLYTKFW; from the coding sequence ATGAATCACCTCGCTACGGCCGATTACATCGTTTTCTTCGTTTACTTCATTATTGTTGTTGGGTATGGTTACTGGGTTTACCAGCGAAAACGCCAAGCCCAGATGAACACGACCGACTTTTTTCTGGCCGAAGGGTCGTTGACCTGGTGGGCCATTGGGGCTTCGTTAATTGCGTCCAACATCTCGGCCGAGCACTTTATTGGCATGGCGGGTTCCGGCTTTGCCATGGGCCTGGCTATATCGTCCTACGAATGGTTTGCAGCGGCTACGCTGATTATTGTCGCGGTATTCTTCATTCCGATTTACCTCCGAAATCATATTTACACCATGCCGCAATTTCTGGCGCAGCGGTATAGCGATACCGTGAGCACCATTTTGGCGGTGTTCTGGCTGGTGGTTTACGTGCTGGTGAACCTAACGTCTATTTTGTACCTGGGGGCTATTGCCATTGAGTCGCTGGTAGGCATTTCGTTCACGACCTGCACGATTGGACTGGCTCTGTTCGCTATTTTTATCACCCTGGGCGGTATGAAGGTAATTGGCTATACCGATGTTATTCAGGTGGTTGTATTGATTTTTGGCGGTTTGGTTGTTACCTATCTGGCCCTGCAGCTTGTGGCGCAGGAGTCGGGTATTTCGGGAGTCTGGACGGGCTTAGTCACGATTAAAGAACACGCCGACAGCCATTTTCACATGTTTTTTCCGAAAGGGCACCCGCATTACGAGGTTTTACCCGGTATGGCCTTGGTTACGGGGGGGATGTGGATCAATAATCTGTCGTACTGGGGTTGTAATCAATACATCGTTCAACGGGCGCTGGGGGCCGACCTGAAGACGGCCCGTTCCGGTATTCTGTTTGCGGCTTTCCTGAAGCTGTTTATTCCGGTTATTGTCGTTATTCCCGGTATCGCTGCCTTTGTCTTGTACCAGAGTGGCCCCTTTCACGATGCCATGACCGATGCATCGGGCGTTGTGAAGCCCGACCATGCCTATCCGGTGTTGATGAATCTGTTACCAATCGGAATGAAAGGGCTAGCCTTTGCGGCTCTGACGGCGGCTGTTGTTGCCTCACTGGCGGGCAAATGCAACTCGATCTCGACGATCTTTACACTCGATCTGTACAAAAAATACATTGATAAGTCGGCGTCGGAGCAGAAGCTGGTCAACGTAGGTCGGTGGGCCATTGTCGCGTCGTTTGCCGTGGCCATTTTGCTGGCGCCCATGCTGCGGTCGCTCGATCAGGTATATCAGTACATTCAGGAGTATACTAACTTCATTACGCCGGGCGTATTTGCTATCTTCCTGCTGGGCTTTTTCTGGAAACGGGCCACTAACCGGGCCGCCATGACGGTGGCAATCCTGACCATTCCCTTCTCGACGCTGCTTAAATTCTGGCCGGAAGTGATGGGCTTGTTCGATGTGCAGGTCGACACCATTCCCTTTTTGCACCGCACAACGATTGTGTTCTGCATCGATATTGTCCTGATGGTCGTCGTGTCGCTCACCGATCCGGCCGGGTATAGAACCGGGAAAAGCGTTATTGTAGACAAGCAGATGTTCCGGGTAACGCCGTCATTCATCATCGGGTCGATTGGGATTCTGGCTATTCTGGCGGTTCTGTACACCAAGTTCTGGTAA
- a CDS encoding acetyl-CoA carboxylase, biotin carboxylase (TIGRFAM: acetyl-CoA carboxylase, biotin carboxylase~PFAM: Carbamoyl-phosphate synthase L chain ATP- binding; biotin carboxylase domain protein; ATP-dependent carboxylate-amine ligase domain protein ATP-grasp; Carbamoyl-phosphate synthetase large chain domain protein~KEGG: gsu:GSU2019 acetyl-CoA carboxylase, biotin carboxylase), which translates to MFKKILIANRGEIALRIIRTCREMGIKTVAVYSTADRDSLHVRFADEAVCIGPPISKQSYLSIPSIISAAEVTGADAIHPGYGFLSENAEFSQICADYGIKFIGATAEQINGMGDKSTAKATMKAAGVPVIPGSDGLLESVEQGKRLSTEMGYPVIVKATAGGGGRGMRIVRSEDEFEKAWNDARTEAGAAFGNDGLYLEKFVEEPRHIEIQIVGDQYGKVCHLSERDCSIQRRHQKLIEETPSPVVSPELREKMGAAAIKGAQAIGYEGAGTVEFLVDKHGDFYFMEMNTRIQVEHPITEEVTDFDLIKEQIKVAAGAEISGRNYTPKLYAMECRINAEDPANGFRPSPGKITNLHFPGGHGVRIDSHVYSGYTIPPNYDSMIAKLIVSGQSREEVITRMKRALQEFVIEGIKTTIPFHIRLMDDPKFQSGQFTTAFLETFDFSKI; encoded by the coding sequence ATGTTCAAGAAAATATTAATCGCCAATCGGGGAGAGATCGCGTTGCGGATTATCCGGACGTGCCGTGAAATGGGTATCAAGACGGTGGCCGTCTACTCGACCGCCGACCGCGATAGCCTGCACGTACGTTTCGCCGATGAGGCCGTTTGCATTGGCCCGCCCATCAGCAAACAATCATATCTGAGTATTCCCAGTATCATCTCGGCGGCCGAGGTAACCGGTGCCGATGCCATTCACCCCGGCTATGGGTTCCTCTCCGAAAACGCTGAATTTTCTCAGATTTGCGCCGACTACGGTATCAAATTTATTGGTGCTACTGCCGAGCAGATTAACGGTATGGGCGATAAGTCGACGGCCAAAGCCACGATGAAAGCCGCTGGCGTTCCGGTTATTCCCGGTTCTGATGGTTTGCTCGAATCGGTAGAACAGGGTAAGCGGTTATCCACCGAAATGGGTTATCCGGTTATCGTGAAAGCTACCGCCGGTGGTGGTGGACGTGGTATGCGGATCGTTCGGTCGGAAGACGAATTCGAAAAAGCCTGGAACGACGCTCGTACCGAAGCCGGTGCGGCTTTCGGTAACGATGGTTTGTATCTGGAGAAATTCGTTGAAGAACCCCGCCACATCGAGATTCAGATCGTTGGCGACCAGTACGGTAAAGTGTGCCACCTGTCGGAGCGGGATTGTTCCATTCAGCGTCGGCATCAGAAGTTGATTGAAGAGACACCCTCACCGGTTGTGTCGCCCGAACTTCGGGAGAAGATGGGCGCTGCGGCTATCAAAGGAGCGCAGGCCATCGGCTACGAAGGAGCCGGAACGGTTGAATTTCTGGTCGACAAGCATGGGGATTTCTACTTCATGGAGATGAATACCCGGATTCAGGTGGAGCACCCCATTACCGAGGAGGTAACGGATTTTGACCTGATCAAAGAACAAATTAAAGTAGCCGCTGGGGCTGAAATTTCGGGTCGCAACTACACCCCGAAATTATACGCGATGGAGTGCCGGATCAATGCTGAGGACCCAGCCAACGGGTTCCGGCCATCGCCGGGCAAAATCACGAACCTGCATTTCCCCGGCGGGCATGGTGTTCGGATCGATAGCCACGTGTACAGCGGCTATACTATTCCTCCAAACTACGACTCGATGATTGCCAAGCTGATCGTGTCGGGTCAATCGCGGGAAGAGGTCATTACGCGGATGAAGCGGGCGTTGCAGGAATTCGTTATCGAAGGCATTAAAACCACGATACCGTTCCACATCCGATTGATGGACGATCCTAAATTTCAGTCTGGTCAGTTTACAACCGCCTTCCTGGAAACGTTCGATTTCAGTAAGATATAA
- a CDS encoding acetyl-CoA carboxylase, biotin carboxyl carrier protein (TIGRFAM: acetyl-CoA carboxylase, biotin carboxyl carrier protein~PFAM: biotin/lipoyl attachment domain-containing protein~KEGG: avn:Avin_06960 acetyl-CoA carboxylase, biotin carboxyl carrier protein), translated as MSTQDIQQLIDFISQSGLDEVNIETTDLKISVKRYGSGAPVVAAPAAAPVAVAPALVQQAVAAPAAPVAAPVAPKADTSNYITIKSPMIGTFYRSASPESPMFVEVGDAVSEGKVVCIIEAMKLFNEIESEVSGRIVKILVENATPVEYDQPLFLVEPI; from the coding sequence ATGAGCACACAAGACATACAGCAACTTATCGACTTCATCTCGCAATCTGGTCTAGACGAGGTTAACATCGAAACAACTGACCTGAAAATCAGCGTCAAGCGTTATGGTTCCGGCGCACCAGTCGTGGCCGCACCAGCAGCTGCCCCGGTAGCTGTAGCACCGGCCCTTGTGCAACAAGCGGTAGCCGCTCCTGCAGCACCCGTTGCTGCCCCGGTAGCTCCCAAAGCGGACACCTCGAACTACATCACGATCAAGTCGCCAATGATTGGTACATTCTACCGGTCGGCCAGCCCTGAATCGCCGATGTTCGTTGAAGTTGGCGATGCTGTTAGTGAAGGCAAAGTGGTTTGTATCATTGAAGCCATGAAACTCTTCAACGAAATCGAGTCGGAAGTTTCGGGCCGCATTGTGAAAATTCTTGTTGAGAACGCCACGCCAGTCGAATACGACCAGCCGCTGTTTTTGGTAGAACCCATCTAA
- a CDS encoding translation elongation factor P (TIGRFAM: translation elongation factor P~PFAM: Elongation factor P ; Elongation factor P/YeiP protein; Elongation factor KOW domain protein~KEGG: dde:Dde_1953 translation elongation factor P (EF-P)), with the protein MATTADIRNGLVLNYNNDLFQITEFQHVKPGKGAAFVRTKLKSLTTGRVIDNTFNSGATIYPVRVERRKFQYLYKDEAGFNFMDQESFDQINLDEKLVDGADLMKEGQEVEILINADSDTPLSCELPPFVELEVTYAEPGIKGDTANSPKKRVEVESGAKIMVPLFIESGQKIRVDTRTRDYVERVK; encoded by the coding sequence ATGGCAACGACCGCAGATATCCGTAACGGATTGGTTCTTAATTACAACAACGATCTATTTCAAATAACTGAATTTCAGCACGTAAAGCCAGGCAAAGGTGCCGCTTTCGTTCGTACGAAATTGAAAAGCCTGACAACAGGCCGGGTAATTGACAACACCTTCAACTCAGGGGCGACAATTTATCCCGTTCGTGTAGAGCGTCGGAAATTCCAATACCTTTACAAAGACGAAGCCGGTTTTAACTTTATGGACCAGGAATCGTTTGATCAGATTAACCTAGACGAAAAACTCGTGGATGGTGCCGATCTGATGAAAGAAGGTCAGGAAGTTGAAATTTTGATAAATGCTGACAGCGATACACCACTTTCGTGCGAGTTGCCTCCATTCGTTGAATTGGAAGTGACCTACGCCGAGCCGGGCATTAAAGGTGATACCGCCAACAGCCCTAAAAAGCGGGTTGAAGTAGAGTCGGGAGCTAAAATCATGGTGCCCCTCTTTATTGAATCCGGTCAGAAAATCCGCGTTGATACCCGTACCCGAGATTACGTAGAACGAGTGAAATAA
- a CDS encoding 3-oxoacyl-(acyl-carrier-protein) synthase III (KEGG: sfu:Sfum_0113 3-oxoacyl-(acyl-carrier- protein) synthase III~TIGRFAM: 3-oxoacyl-(acyl-carrier-protein) synthase III~PFAM: 3-Oxoacyl-[acyl-carrier-protein (ACP)] synthase III; 3-Oxoacyl-[acyl-carrier-protein (ACP)] synthase III domain protein) — MSKAAITGIHGYVPDYILTNAELERMVDTNDEWITSRTGIKERHILKGEGMGSSHMGAKAVAGLLEKLAIKPEEVDLLICATTTPDYLFPCTANLICDMVGIRNVGSFDIQAACSGFLYALTVGSQFIETGKYKKVIVVGADKMSAITDYTDRTTCVLFGDGAGAVMLEPNADGFGILDTLIKSDGVGQNHLFQKAGGSRYPPTHETVEKRLHYVYQDGPSVFKFAVKNMADVSAEIMERNHLSGSDVAWLVPHQANKRIIDATAHRMGIQSDKVMMNIHKYGNTTAATIPLCLFDYESQLNKGDNLVLAAFGGGFTWGAAYVKWAY; from the coding sequence ATGAGTAAAGCTGCCATAACTGGAATCCACGGCTACGTTCCAGACTACATACTGACCAATGCCGAATTGGAGCGTATGGTAGATACCAATGATGAGTGGATTACCAGCCGAACGGGTATTAAAGAACGGCATATTCTGAAAGGCGAAGGCATGGGGTCGTCGCATATGGGGGCAAAAGCTGTGGCAGGTTTGCTCGAAAAGCTGGCTATAAAACCCGAAGAGGTCGATCTGCTGATCTGTGCGACAACTACGCCCGACTATCTGTTTCCGTGTACGGCCAATCTTATCTGCGACATGGTCGGTATTCGAAACGTGGGCAGCTTCGATATTCAGGCCGCCTGCTCCGGCTTCTTATATGCCCTCACGGTAGGTTCTCAGTTTATCGAAACCGGGAAATATAAGAAGGTAATCGTTGTTGGTGCCGATAAAATGTCGGCCATCACGGATTATACGGATCGGACGACCTGCGTACTTTTCGGCGATGGTGCCGGGGCTGTTATGCTCGAACCCAACGCCGATGGCTTTGGTATTCTGGATACCCTGATCAAGTCGGACGGTGTGGGGCAAAATCATTTGTTTCAGAAAGCCGGTGGCAGCCGCTACCCGCCCACGCATGAGACCGTCGAAAAACGCCTGCACTACGTATATCAGGATGGGCCGTCGGTCTTTAAATTTGCCGTGAAAAACATGGCCGATGTGTCCGCCGAAATTATGGAGCGTAACCACTTGTCCGGCAGCGATGTTGCCTGGCTGGTACCGCACCAGGCAAACAAACGCATTATCGACGCCACTGCGCATCGAATGGGTATTCAGTCTGATAAAGTAATGATGAATATCCATAAATACGGCAATACGACAGCCGCTACCATTCCGCTCTGCCTGTTTGACTACGAGTCGCAGTTGAATAAAGGCGATAACCTGGTACTGGCAGCGTTTGGCGGGGGCTTCACCTGGGGAGCCGCCTACGTAAAATGGGCGTATTAA
- a CDS encoding fatty acid/phospholipid synthesis protein PlsX (TIGRFAM: fatty acid/phospholipid synthesis protein PlsX~PFAM: fatty acid synthesis plsX protein~KEGG: nis:NIS_0398 putative glycerol-3-phosphate acyltransferase PlsX) — MKIAVDAMGGDFAPDAIIEGVLMAAAELPENVAIVLIGKQAIMQELIKKHNAEAVANIELVNADDVIDMSEHPTKALSQKPNSSIGVGFKLLKEGKVQAFCSAGNTGAMHVGALFSIKAIEGILRPCIAGFVPQLTGGYAVMLDIGANADCKPEMLAQFGHIGSIYAQSTFNIDKPRVALMNIGSEEQKGSLVAQAAHQLLKENHRINFIGNIEGGDFFGGHADVIITDGFTGNTMFKLGESFYKVAAQRGLSDEFLDKTNYESVGGSPILGVNGNVIIAHGISSPLAIKNMIGLAIRQVESDAYTKIAQALS, encoded by the coding sequence ATGAAAATTGCAGTGGACGCAATGGGTGGCGATTTCGCTCCCGACGCTATTATAGAGGGAGTCTTGATGGCCGCTGCTGAATTGCCGGAAAATGTAGCCATTGTGCTGATTGGCAAGCAGGCTATAATGCAGGAGTTAATCAAGAAACATAACGCTGAGGCCGTTGCCAATATCGAATTGGTGAACGCCGATGATGTTATTGATATGAGTGAGCACCCAACCAAGGCGCTCTCGCAGAAACCCAATTCCAGTATCGGGGTTGGGTTTAAACTTTTGAAAGAAGGTAAAGTTCAGGCGTTTTGCAGCGCCGGTAATACGGGTGCCATGCACGTGGGCGCCTTGTTCAGCATAAAAGCTATTGAGGGCATACTCCGGCCATGTATCGCGGGATTCGTTCCGCAGTTGACCGGCGGCTATGCCGTTATGCTCGACATTGGGGCCAACGCCGACTGTAAGCCCGAAATGCTTGCTCAATTCGGCCATATCGGGTCTATCTACGCCCAGTCGACATTTAACATCGACAAACCACGCGTGGCGCTCATGAACATTGGTTCTGAAGAGCAGAAAGGCTCTTTGGTAGCGCAGGCGGCCCATCAGCTTCTGAAAGAAAACCATAGGATTAATTTTATCGGTAATATTGAAGGCGGAGATTTCTTCGGTGGACATGCCGATGTGATAATTACCGACGGTTTTACCGGAAACACGATGTTTAAGCTGGGCGAGTCGTTCTATAAAGTAGCCGCACAACGTGGCCTCAGCGACGAGTTTTTAGATAAAACCAACTATGAATCGGTTGGTGGAAGTCCAATTCTGGGGGTTAATGGCAACGTGATTATTGCTCATGGTATCTCATCGCCGTTAGCGATTAAAAACATGATTGGTCTGGCCATCCGGCAGGTGGAGTCCGACGCTTACACGAAAATTGCACAGGCACTCAGCTAA
- a CDS encoding ribosomal protein L32 (TIGRFAM: ribosomal protein L32~PFAM: ribosomal L32p protein~KEGG: maq:Maqu_1870 ribosomal protein L32), which produces MAHPKRRHSSTRRDKRRTHYKATPVALSTDAQTGEVHERHHAHVFEGNLFYKGQMIIENYAKTA; this is translated from the coding sequence ATGGCACACCCCAAACGACGCCACTCCAGCACCCGGCGCGACAAGCGCAGAACGCATTACAAGGCTACGCCTGTAGCGCTTTCAACCGACGCCCAAACCGGCGAAGTTCACGAGCGGCATCATGCCCACGTTTTTGAAGGCAACCTGTTCTATAAAGGACAAATGATCATCGAGAATTACGCGAAAACGGCTTAA
- a CDS encoding protein of unknown function DUF177 (PFAM: protein of unknown function DUF177~KEGG: hypothetical protein) — MNPLRAYDIHIVGLDNKRHEYDFTSDTAFFAALEQELIKAGNVQTHLVLEKSETMIRLDFHIVGTVEQTCDRSLDEYDEPVDTRQTMLLKFGDHNEELSDEIELIERNTSTINVARYIFEFISLSLPMKRLHPRYRDEDDQDSDDQNGKLIYSSDTATSNDDADDQTDVDPRWAALRKLSDN, encoded by the coding sequence GTGAACCCATTACGCGCATACGACATACACATTGTCGGCCTTGACAACAAACGCCATGAGTACGATTTTACATCGGACACTGCGTTTTTTGCTGCGCTTGAGCAGGAGTTGATCAAAGCAGGCAACGTTCAGACGCATCTGGTGCTGGAGAAGTCAGAAACCATGATCCGGCTGGACTTTCACATCGTAGGTACCGTCGAACAAACGTGCGACCGTAGCCTCGATGAATATGATGAACCGGTCGACACCCGGCAGACAATGCTGCTGAAGTTTGGCGACCACAACGAAGAGCTGAGTGACGAAATTGAACTCATTGAGCGCAATACGTCAACCATTAATGTAGCCCGCTACATTTTTGAGTTCATAAGCCTGTCGTTGCCCATGAAGCGGCTCCACCCCCGGTATAGGGATGAAGACGACCAGGACAGCGATGACCAGAACGGCAAGCTCATTTATAGTTCTGATACCGCAACGAGTAATGACGATGCAGACGACCAGACGGATGTAGATCCTCGCTGGGCCGCTCTGCGAAAACTGAGTGATAATTAA